Genomic DNA from Flavobacterium sp. N502540:
AGGGAGCTGTGGTTGCGGGGATTGATATTCAGCATTATTTTAAGGAAATCAAAAAAGAAAAATCTAAATGTTATTATCCTGCCGGAGACTTTGAAGAGCTTAGTCTGCTGCTGCAAAAAAAGATAAAGATGAAGCAATATCTAAAGCCAATATTGGCCGGATATTCTTCGGGTGCAACCCTAATCTATGGTATGCTGGCTCAGGCTCCCGCGAATACTTTTGGCGGAGCCATCGCTTTAGGTTTTTGTCCCGATATAGAAACTGACAGGACTTTATGTGACGGTTCCGGACTGACTTCACATGTTTTGAAAGAAGGAAAAGCTTATTTTCTGGAAAAAACCGAAAAATTATCGGCTCCTTTTATCGTCTTGCAAGGAATCACCGATCAGGTTTGTAATTATGCTGACACTAAAAAATACATGGAAGGCATGAAGCAGGGAAAACTAATAACACTGCCCAAAGTGGGACATGGTTTTTCGGTTACTAAAAACTGGCTGCCACAATTTACAGCTGCCTTCAGGGAGATTTTGAATACCCCAAATTATAGTCAGCAGAAATCAGAACAAAATCTTTTGCTTCAAGAACAGCACCTTGCACCTTTGCCTTTTGAAATGCCTTTAATTTTAATTCCGACAAAAAGTAAAAATGAATCTTTGCCTGTCGCTTTTTTAATTTCAGGTGATGGAGGATGGACCAGTTTTGATCAATCTGTCGGGGAAACTTTGGCAGAGAAAGGAATTGCCGTAATAGGATTGGATTCGCAGAAATATTTTTGGAACGCAAAAACTCCTGTCGAGACTTCGAATGCAATAGTCAAAGCGGTTGAACATTATTTACAGCAATGGAATCGAAAAACATTCCTACTTGCCGGTTATTCATTTGGTGCTTCTGTAATTCCGTTTGTAGCAGGTAATTTTCCGGAATCCCTGAAAGAAAAATTAAAAGGATTGTATTTGCTGTCTCCGGATGCAAAAGCCGATTTTGAAATTCATATTGCAGACATGCTGAGTATGGAAAGTTCGAAGGACACTTTTGATGTGATTTCCGAAATAAAAAAAATCAAGTCCTACAATCCAATTTGTTTTTTTGGAGATGAAGAAGACGCCGCAACCCGCAATCGTTTTTCAGAAGCCGGAATCAAAACTATTGCTTTGCCCGGGTCACATCACTACAACAATGACTATAATAAAATAGCTGAGAGTATTCTGAAAGAGATTAAATAACTAAAATAGCTGCGTTATTCCGTTTTTTTACGCAACAAAAACACGCGTGAAGTACCGCAGATTATGGGTTTATAATTTATTTTGAAAAAAAGTATTTTTTGAGGTAACAAATAGTATGGCACTGCATCAAAAGAGAAACTTTAAAAAATAACATTATGAAAACTAAATCAATTTTACTGATCGCATTGATGCTTCTTATTTCAAAATCTGTTTTTTCGCAAACCGCTTTTAAGGTCGACGTAAAAGGAAAAGGAGCACCTGTTTTATTATTTCCGGGTTTTGGCTGTACTGGAGAAGTGTGGAACGAAACCGTAGCTGAACTTTCTAAAAATTACGAATGCCACATTTTTACTTTTGCAGGGTTTGGAAATGTTCCTCCAATTGAAGGCCCTTGGTTGTCTACAATAAAAAATCAGGTTGTCTCTTATGTAAAGACCAAAAAACTAAAGAAAGCCACATTAATGGGGCACAGTTTAGGAGGAACTCTAAGTTTGTGGCTGGCAGCCGAAGAAACCAATTTGTTCAAAAAAGTAATCCTTGTGGACGCTTTACCTGCAAGTGCAGCTTTAATGATTCCGAACTACAAAGGAGAAGTCATTCCTTATGACAATCCGCAAAGCAAAATGATGCTGGGAATGGACCAAAAGGCTTTCAATGCGATGAATTCTCAGGCAACATCTTATATGTGTCTCAACAAAGAAAAGCAAAAAACAATCAACGAATGGATGAGTGTGGCCGACAGGAAAACCTATGTATACGGTTATATCGATATGCTTAATTTAGATTTGCGCAAAGAAATTGCCAAAATTAAAATCCCGGTAGTAATTTTAGCGGCCACAAATCCCGATCTTGCTACCGTACAAAATACTTATAAAGCGCAATATGAAAATCTGCCATCCGTTAAAATTTATTATGCAGCAAATTCAGCACATTTTGTAATGTACGATCAACCGGAGTGGTTCATGGAAAAAGTAAAATCAGAAATACGTTAAGGTGAATAAAAAAGAACAATTTAACGAGATCTATAACAAACATTATAATAAAGTGTTTCGTTTGTGCAAAGGTTATTTTTGTGGAGATATTGCATTGGCTTCTGATGCAGTTCAGGAAGTTTTCATCAAGGTTTGGGAGCATTTAGATACCTTTCGGAATGAATCGAGCATCAGCACGTGGATTTACAGGATCACCGTTAATACCTGTCTTCTTTATTTACGAAAATCATCTGTGAGAAAAGAAGTCAGAACTGATATACTGCCTAAGGTTGCTTCGGAAACTTATTCGGATGAAAAAGAAGAACAGCTTCAGCAAATGTATCAGTGCATACAAAAGCTCGAAGAAACCAATAAAATGATCATTCTGATGATCTTAGATGGTATCGAATATCCGGAAATATCAGAAGTAATCGGAATCACTGAAGAAGCACTTCGGGTTAGAATTCATCGAATTAAAAAAAGTTTAATGCAATGTGTACAAAATGAAAACATTTGAAGATTTACAAAACATTTGGGATCAGCAAGCAGCATCCAATATAAAACCAGCCGCCAATGATGTCATTGAAAAGGCAGAAGCACATACTAAAAAAATAAAGCGCAATCATCTTTGGACCAGAATAATTCTGAGTCTGACGGCAATCATACTCATCGCCTATTACATTTGGGTGGGAGCCTACAAACAAACGGTATTCAGTTTCGGATTGGGAATTATGATTACCATGCTGGTGGTTCGTATCGCTCTGGAGTGGAGGAGCGCAAGAAAATTTGAGAATTTAAAAACAGATGTTCCCTTAATCGAATACAGTAAGCAGGCTCAACGGTTTTATCAATGGAGAAAAAAAATACATTACATTTTTACGCCCATAATTTATCTGACTTATATTGTCGGATTTACCTTGCTTTTGCCCGTTTTTAAAGAAAATTTCTCCAAAGGGTTTTATCTCTATATCCTTGTCAGCGGATTTGGTTTTTTACTGTTTTTTGGAGTAATGCTGGTAAGAATCATTAAGAGGGAAGTAAAGCTCTTAGACTTCTTAAAAAACATTTCCTAAAAAGAGTATCGCAATTCAAATGGCGGATAACGAAGGGTTGTTCCGCCATTACCCCGCAAAGGAATGATTTAGAACTTGAAACCTGAAACCTGAAACCTGAAACCTGAAACTTGAAACTCGAAACTCGAAACCTGAAACTCGAAACCTGAAACTTGAAACTTGGAATTTGAAATAGAACTGTTTTACAAACTAATTTCTTTGTCTATCTTTGTAAAATGAATGAAAACTTAGATCCCACTACAAAAGGGTACAATCCGGAAGAATTAGATCTTGAAAAAAGATTGCGTCCACTGTCATTTGATGATTTTGCAGGACAAGATCAGGTTTTAGAGAACCTAAAGATTTTCGTTGCTGCCGCTAATCAGCGTGGTGAAGCACTTGATCACGCTCTTTTTCACGGACCTCCGGGATTGGGTAAAACTACTTTGGCGAACATTCTGGCCAATGAGCTTGAAGTGGGGATCAAAATTACTTCAGGTCCTGTTTTGGACAAACCGGGAGATTTGGCAGGTTTATTGACCAATCTTGACGAAAGAGACGTTTTATTCATTGATGAGATTCACCGTTTGAGTCCTATTGTCGAAGAGTATTTGTACTCGGCTATGGAGGATTTCAAAATCGATATTATGATTGAATCCGGACCAAATGCCAGAACGGTACAAATCAATCTGAATCCTTTTACGCTGATAGGAGCTACAACGCGTTCCGGATTGTTGACAGCTCCGATGAGAGCTCGTTTTGGAATCTCATCCCGTTTACAATACTACACCACTG
This window encodes:
- a CDS encoding alpha/beta fold hydrolase, with amino-acid sequence MKTKSILLIALMLLISKSVFSQTAFKVDVKGKGAPVLLFPGFGCTGEVWNETVAELSKNYECHIFTFAGFGNVPPIEGPWLSTIKNQVVSYVKTKKLKKATLMGHSLGGTLSLWLAAEETNLFKKVILVDALPASAALMIPNYKGEVIPYDNPQSKMMLGMDQKAFNAMNSQATSYMCLNKEKQKTINEWMSVADRKTYVYGYIDMLNLDLRKEIAKIKIPVVILAATNPDLATVQNTYKAQYENLPSVKIYYAANSAHFVMYDQPEWFMEKVKSEIR
- the ruvB gene encoding Holliday junction branch migration DNA helicase RuvB, whose protein sequence is MNENLDPTTKGYNPEELDLEKRLRPLSFDDFAGQDQVLENLKIFVAAANQRGEALDHALFHGPPGLGKTTLANILANELEVGIKITSGPVLDKPGDLAGLLTNLDERDVLFIDEIHRLSPIVEEYLYSAMEDFKIDIMIESGPNARTVQINLNPFTLIGATTRSGLLTAPMRARFGISSRLQYYTTELLTTIVERSSSILKMPISLDAAIEIAGRSRGTPRIANALLRRVRDFAQIKGNGTIDIEIARYALKALNVDAHGLDEMDNKILLTIINKFKGGPVGLSTLATAVSESSETIEEVYEPFLIQEGFIMRTPRGREVTDKAYKHLGKINTNIQGGLF
- a CDS encoding AcvB/VirJ family lysyl-phosphatidylglycerol hydrolase, coding for MNKVVTLLLSVFIFGTNVYAVTTDTLRVGAFGKIMIYKPGTAPTAVVLFVSGDGGWNSGVVDMAKNIADQGAVVAGIDIQHYFKEIKKEKSKCYYPAGDFEELSLLLQKKIKMKQYLKPILAGYSSGATLIYGMLAQAPANTFGGAIALGFCPDIETDRTLCDGSGLTSHVLKEGKAYFLEKTEKLSAPFIVLQGITDQVCNYADTKKYMEGMKQGKLITLPKVGHGFSVTKNWLPQFTAAFREILNTPNYSQQKSEQNLLLQEQHLAPLPFEMPLILIPTKSKNESLPVAFLISGDGGWTSFDQSVGETLAEKGIAVIGLDSQKYFWNAKTPVETSNAIVKAVEHYLQQWNRKTFLLAGYSFGASVIPFVAGNFPESLKEKLKGLYLLSPDAKADFEIHIADMLSMESSKDTFDVISEIKKIKSYNPICFFGDEEDAATRNRFSEAGIKTIALPGSHHYNNDYNKIAESILKEIK
- a CDS encoding RNA polymerase sigma factor, whose translation is MNKKEQFNEIYNKHYNKVFRLCKGYFCGDIALASDAVQEVFIKVWEHLDTFRNESSISTWIYRITVNTCLLYLRKSSVRKEVRTDILPKVASETYSDEKEEQLQQMYQCIQKLEETNKMIILMILDGIEYPEISEVIGITEEALRVRIHRIKKSLMQCVQNENI